ACATTGTAGACCAGAGCATCATTTTGTCCACCTTGGATTGGAAATGTGATCCCCCAcaccaagaagaagaaggaggaggaggaggaagaggaggataTTTATAAAGGGATCACTAGTAGCTTCATAAGGTTCAGAACTTTACTGAAATTAAGGTCTTCGGTGAAAATACGTGCATCCAGTGTATGAAATGTGAAGctatttttgaagttttgtcCACCAAAATAAATGGCATGGAAGTTAATGATGCATgcgtttccttttccttttctttatgaGTTCTAACCCTTTTCTTTAAGTTATCACATTCACATGAAAAGAAGGGTGCAGTTGCAGTGCAACAGAGGTACGTGTACGTGCAAAGTTCTGTCACCAATCAATTGCTTAGAACCACCTGAGCCCACACCAAAGCCTGCAATTTCTGAGACAAAATTTACCCCCCTCTCCTTTTCTGCTGcccaaattttatcatttacagCCATTTTAAAGGGAATGTACACCAGAATATTTCTTGTTTTCggtaatttcttgtttttggttttggtaCAGATGTAGCTGTAAGAATGTGAGAAACAGCAGTTGATGATTGATCAGTAGTCGTAATTTTTAGATCACTTGATATTTTAGGCTTTGGGCCACAATTGCACTAGATTATGATCTTTAGATCCATGGAGATGATTTGAGCCATAGGAGAGGCGAACTACTATAGTTAAATTCACATCAATAAACTACTCAATCAAGTTCCAAATCTCTCCAGTTTACAACCCTCATCATGTTgtgcagttaaaaaaaaaaaaagctcgagTTCTCACCCATCATGGCATATTTTCCATTTCTCCTTAGCCTACTTTCCTATTTAGGTTTCTGTGCTGTCATTTAAGCTCTTGCAATAATGATTTGCAGGCCTTCTTTTTGGTACAAAAGAAGAGGTGAGAGTTAGAGACTTTTTAGGAGGGAAAACACTAGTGTCAGTTGAGCTGTAATTCATTGACCTGCAAATAATTTGCAAGCTATGAACCAGATTTTCAGGCATATTATGATTTTCAACATTCATGGTCCTGACTCCTGACAGCTCCAAAGACAGCAGATTTTTCTATTGATACCTATGCATGCATGTATCAGAAATCTAAACTTTCATCTAGTCATTCAGATTCAATCAGAAGACAAGAATTGTATAATTGTATGGACTATGAAAATACTGACTATAATGAATTCTTACATCTTCACTTGAATCTCCAATTTGTTGCTGATGGAAGGTTACATCAGCAGCAGGCAATAGTCCCACTGTGCTTTCAATAATGTCAGGCACGTGAATAGCCCCACCAAAACAAGACATGGCGCTTTCAGGCATAACCAGATCTCCAGTGTTATATCCAGGAATATTTTGAGTTGCAGGATAAATAGCTCCTGATATCGCATCTCCATTTCCAGCAGAGAATGTAGGACTAGAAGCAGAGCTAGCCTGTGCATCACAAGCTGCAAGAAGCTCAAATTCTCTCGAGGATGAAAACTTGGAGGCATTCTTTGATATCACCATGTCAAGTTGATTCTTCAGCTTGCGAACCCGAAAATGCACTATTTCAATTTTCCAAAGGACATGCTCCAAGAATTTACACTCGATAAACAATTGGTCATTGTCAACGCCAGATTAATCATCGCCATCAGCATGTTGTTCTGTAATTGCTGCTCAAGATAACAAACAGCCAGCAACCAGTATTAATAATGATTACTTAAACCATGTCTATATAATTTGTTCCTAGGATAAATATCATAATATGGAATAAGAACACCATGCACCAATCTTTACTGGTAAATGGGGAGTACAGAACAAGAGAACAAAAAAGACGTGTAACATGAGAATCCACATGAATATACAAAAGatatgaagaagaaataaaatcaatgtacAGCAAAACACTTTACCAGTATTGCTAAAATCATCTATCATGAGAAGTGCCCTCTGGATTGGATTTCTTGTTTTCTGCAATTTATCACAAAGTGAAGTCAAAGAATTTCaagggaaaagagagagagagcaaagaAATTCTTAATGGCCTTTCTTCTACAACATTCATTTGAAAAGGACAAGGACTTTGAACAAAAACCTTCAAACGTAGATTGGTAAATTCCTGAATGTTTCCTCTGTTCACATGCTGCAATTTCTCTGGCATATTTTGATGCTTGAGActcaatttctttgattttcaattGTATCCATTTGCAGCGCGCCACATTAGAGGATGAATAAAACCCCTCCAATGACTCGATAACTTCTTCTTCCTAGATGGGAGTAGAAGAAGTTGCATACCTGCTTTGTATTTTAGCACAAAGTTGCATGCCTGCTTTGAGAACACAACACAGTTCCACACACACCCCACAACGAAACTTGCCACagcatgtaaaaaaaacataaacaaagttGAAATTCTCCCCAAACAACCACATTACACTTGTACATTCACGTGTACAGCATAGTGATATCTGTGATAAACACGTGATCAAGCTATTTCACAAAAATTCATATGCTTTTTTAAAGCTGTGTTTGAATGATTAAGCCCATTAAGCTAAAGAAAGACTTTAACATGACAAGAAACAGAGCAAGCAGCCCATATatagagaaagaaataaatacCTCTGTGTATTGATATTTGCGGAGGGTTAGAGAGAGGTGGCCGAGAGAGggggagaaagaaaaatattattattatttttggtgttcgaaagtataataataattatttttaaaagtaaattgttatttaaaatttttttaaaataataatttttaatattaaaatgattaaaaaaacaaaaacgaagTTATTTTTCAGATTTTCATGAAATACTGTTTAGAATGCAATTATAAATAACATCTCAGTTTATATTAGATATCATGacacatgatattttttaacttaaaaataaattaaaataatttttattatttttaatattcatttatcaaaaaaaatgtaaaaatttaatttttttaaagtaaaacacCCGCAAGAAATTATTGCAGTACAGAACACTTAAAATTAGTTGTAAACGTTAGAGATCTAAAGTAGTTGTTGTAATGTTTGAGTAAATTATGGTTTCATCCCCTTATTTTGATAAACTTTGTAACTTAGTCTCAATTGCTTAAGACCTCGTTATTTAGTTCCTTACCTTGTGTAGTTCTAATCCAGTgaccaacttatttttttatatatttacactcaaatttattttctataaagaaGATAATAGATTTTTATGGGTTAaaaattgtttgtttatttaattttatagtgggtgagattagaaaaattattaatggaACAATTATTACTAAAATATGTGATATCTCAGCACCTTATTGATGGATAACTGATAAACGGattaaatataatgttttaaaacatagGGAGCATTTTATAATCACATTAAAAGTATAGGGATGAACATATAATTTTCCCTTCTTCTCATTCCATGCTTCCGGCGGCTCTATTGGTTTTAGCCATCTGGCTTGTTCTTATTGGATCAGGTGAGACTCCTATGTGGCCacactttctttttttggcaCAACCACAAGACCAAACTATCTTCcaagtctttttcttttttttttaattccaaaatcTATAATACATTTTCTTGGTTCCGATGggaattattatttctatactaaaaaaaaatagaatcattACGCagcttcattatttataaaaattttaggaATTATTATAGATCTTAAATAGTGaagcatctttctttctttttttcaattcagccacttaatattttctatttccttcctttttattttaatttgattcttttttttgcatttaatctttttatttttcttaataatcattttgattatttttgaattaaccAAGTCGACTGAATCACTTCAAAgcaatttttacatgatttaattttaaactcgagctaaatataaaaaaaaatcgaaataattttttttttcaatagttaaaTTTGACCCTAGATTCAAGTCAAACTTTACTCGagatatataaattgatatcatatagatatataattataatatttacattttttaatctagTGTAATATATACACATCATGATATTTACATAATATACAtgtgtatatattatatattactattttattttagattgaataataaatattatttaaatgatgAATACTTGAATCTCAATGAGTAGAATATAAacatctaattattattatttttataattaaaagataagttatgaatataataaaaactcaaCATATAAGTATctaatatatctctaaagatataaaaaatttaaattaaattacaataaGCTGAGAACTAGTTtccgtttttaaaaaattaaaaacaattacataaATTTTATACATACAAGTATATCAACTTCAAGGTCCTTTGGAGGCTGGAGCCATAGATTTTTCATCCATCAAAGTGTTTACACCACAAATAGTTTCCTCGCAGTTGCAGTTGTTCATGGACCTTAAACCCAGACCATCTGGACATTTTTTGTTCTATACATAAATCACAACATGCAGTTGACAATCTGGTTTGATACCCATCATTGGTTGTGCATGAAGCATGGCACATCCTTAACCAAGCTCACTTGGACTCGTTAATGCCCAATGCTCTCAACTATATCAACTTTACATCTTGCGTGGACTGATCTTCAATTATCTTTGAATATTcgaatttttttagaagaagTCTAATTGCTAAAATGAAAAACTTTGGATAGGGGTTTCGCTCGAATCCGTTAAAATATAAACGTCATGTCGTCTCTCCCTCCACTCTTATCCGAGACGACGCCTTGTTTTCTACAGTGAACTCCTGAAAATTGGCACAGCAAAGCATCCACCCGCATCAAGATCAAATCCGTACCTTCGCTGATCTAAAAGAGTGAAACTTTGCACAAAATAGTTGGTAGGAAGTGAGATATTAGACATGAATGTGTATAAAGCTTGTGGAGTGTTggtgttttttacttttgttttaccAATTGTGAAATCAAAAGAGCAATTGAGTTCAAGAGAATGTGAGGATCTGGGATTCACAGGACTTGCACTCTGCTCAGATTGCAATACTTTAGCTGAGTATGTTAAAAACCAAGGTGAGTTGTAAAGACCCTTTTGATCTTTTATCTGTTTTTGCCTTTTTGGTCATAAAGTTTGTgtctttttggaatttttgggGAATTGTGGTTATgcgtttgttttgttttggttgtttgttttttctttctttggtttATTGGTTTCTGTGGTTTTGAAGGGTTGTTTGGGTTAAAACTTGGgatcttgtgtgttttatggAATGCAATTGGTGGTGACACCATGTGAGGAAGTTTATGTTTGTTTCTAGTTAATTAGTGATGGTGTTGGATTCTCAAATAGGTGTGTTTATTTAACTTGAAAGTGTGGAGAATTTAAGATTTTCCCTGTGTTTTTACCAAGTTCGATGAAAAAGAGCTGGCACTTCTTGTTGGGAGGAGATTGCCTTCTATGGATAGTGATGGCCATTTCGATTTTCTTTGACAATGTTGTTATGGATTGGTGAACTAGAGCTGTGAGAACTTTGCTTATGAAGTAGGGCGGCATAGATATTTGCGTGATGAAAACATGTTAATGGTTGAATGATTCTCCTcgttggttttgtttttggtgtgGACGGATTGGCTGTTTAACTAATGTAGATGACTTATCTAGAACTCAGGACGCAAACAGTGCATATTGTTCTAAATGACTAGATCGTGCTATAGAAATTTGTTGTATGGGTGTTATGTCCACCAAAAAGCTTTATGTTAGCTTATTGTCTGCTCTGTTTCTTCAACTGAGATGTTGACATTACCATATGCATTATGCATTCCTGATGATAAAAGTCTGTGAACTGAAGTTATTGAGCTTTTGGGAGTCGAAAGACAAGACAGGATGAAGTATAGTGTGTGGTAGCATGCCCATGCCCATGCCATGACAAGCGAGGAGAATGAGAATTGTTAACATAATCTGATTTTAATATGAAACCACGCCTGGTGGAAAGATACTTATGTAATGCAATGTGCTTAACCCAAAAGGAGATCAAGGCAAAGTCCATAAGACCGGAACTGGTTATTTAAACCAGTGGCCATGCACAGTCTATTTCTTCTCCTTCTATAGCACTACACTAGCTGCTAACAGTCAGAGGCTGTCTTTTAGTTTATGGAGTTAAATGACGGGATACTTGACTTTGCTTTTATGGAGATAAAGTGACTAAATTTAAGATATTGTACTTATTTATTGGACTCAACCTTTCGGATGGGCATGATAATGTAGAAGTCTGTAATATTGCCTTGTGGCTACAAGAAGTTTTAACGCTAAAGTTTTGGTTGCAGAGTTGGTGTCTGACTGTTTGAAGTGTTGCACAGAGGATTCTGATGATTCCATAAGCAAGGTAGGTATTATATTGagggtaaaataatatttgaagctcaaataaatgttttgaatttcCCTCGGGcacctttttttataatttcatgacTGCACTAATCTCTCATTTctaattcaatttcaaaaggCCCATGATTGGAATGGACTATGGATAAAATATGGTCAATTGTATCCTTGGATGAataaagaacagatttctagGTCTTTGTTTCCAGTTTTTAATGGACATGCAATTGTGAACGACTCCAGCTTTGAATGCTAAACAAGTTTACTGCCTACTTTTGTATGTGCATGCACACATACATGTATATGCAAATATCAAAGAGAACACTAAGTTTCTCCTTCTTATTGGAACTGAAAGATGTATTTAAATTGCTGCAGATTACCTACTCTGGTGCAATAATAGAGGTTTGCATGAGGAAATTGGTTTTCTATCCTGAAATTGTTGGTTTCATTGAAGAAGAGAAGGATCAATTTCCCACCGTTAAAGTCCAATATCTTTTCAATTCTCCACCAAAGTTGATCATGCTGGATGATGAGGGTCAGCATAAGGAAACCATTAGGTGAGCTGCTTTTATTATGTATTATACTTTTACTCCTGCATGACAATAGGTGAAATATTACAGAAATTTGCTTTGATGTCCATTTGGCCTTGAAAATAACATGAACCTTGTGTAATCATCTTTCATATTtgcatttcaagaaaaataatgaagttcTATTGGCTTCTGTACTGAGAATTTCTACTGTTATTTTACTTGCAGAATTGACAATTGGAAACGTGAACACGTGCTTCAGTTCTTGCAGGAGAAGGTTAAGCCTGCTTCAGCAATCTAAGAGAGAGGCATTTTTTCCCTTGATAAAAAGTTTCTTAATTCAATGCTGATATGCCTGTATCTTAAGTATTTGTTTGGATTCGTAAACTAACTTGGAGCAATATGTGTAGCGTGATGAGCAATGTTAGTTTCCTTCTGCCCCCCTTTAAGATTCCATTTGACAGAGTGGCTCGAAATGATGGTTTATGGTGAGGTCATGCTTTTAGAGCATCCAATGTGGGTGGTGGGTGCCCTGCTTTGAGAGCATCCACAAACGCATCCCCGTGAACACATATTTTTGTTGTCATGAGAATTCAGTTCATTTTGGAATCCATCATTGCAATTCAGGATCTCAGCTGAGCTGAGAACCAGGCCATTGAACTTATTGTTCGTCGCTTAATGCTTAAAACTGGAGGAGAACCTACTTGTCAAGTTTCTGAAATTCCAACATGTAGCCTGGCTTCGTGACTTTTAGTTTTGCAGTTGCAAGCATGCAAGCCGAAGCCgtcaattttttctctcttctacaAAATCACCGAAGTTACAACCATACAGGCACGATCTGGTTTTCCACAGTGGTTCAATCTTATGCTCAGGTGAGAGTTTCGGGACTCAAATCACCCCCACCATACATGGTTGGGattaaattacacaaaaaatagTGCAAAAGAAAATTTGGAAGTTAACAGCACACGTTTCTAGTTGACAACAGAAGCCTGCTAGATCGAACTTTCAAGGAAAAGGCAGGGAAAATCTAAACCATAAATGCCTCCccatatatttgattaatccTCTGTTAATGTTTATTGTACATCTTAGGTTTGTAAATATACATTTTGCTAATCGGGAAATACATATACCGTTGCCTTGTCATCACTTAAAACTAGAATAGGGACTTGACATTTTACATCATTCAGAGCTTGGCTAATATAACATACGAAGCTCCATTTTTCCGATGTTGAATTCTGTTACAGAGTTGCATCTGCTGGACAAAACTTTGTCACGCTTCCCGAATGTTGGTTACCCTTAACGCCACCTTATCTAGAAACTTGAAACAACCTTCAAGTTGCTGAGCTAAACTGTGTCAATGAAATTGTTAAATAGACTTATTACATTTGGGAGAAGGGCTCTTGATGGGGGCCCAGATATCTGCACCATTGCTACGAGCAATGCCTGCAGTGTAAGAGATTGGTACAAGACATAAACCTTTGCTTTCTAGACTGTGTTGCCCTAACCCCTGCACAGCAGCACAAGTAATCAAACCCGGCTGTAAATTTCAATTAAGGATGCTTTTTTAATGGTGCAAtggtttaaaaacataatagcATTTTCAATGGGGGCAGTGGCATGTTTTCAAGGGGACCACATGCAACTAGTTTTTGGAAGTATCAGGAAAATGCACTTCAAACGACATTGCTCTCGAGAAGTAAAGTGTGTAATAGGAAAATGTCATGTAATCTAGGTCCAGCTCATGCTCACCTGCATTTGTGCTGTCGATGTACCTTGGAGGTATGGAGCACTCAACACCTGAAACCACCACAAAAAGGTCAAGTTTAAATGAC
This genomic interval from Populus nigra chromosome 11, ddPopNigr1.1, whole genome shotgun sequence contains the following:
- the LOC133668518 gene encoding uncharacterized protein LOC133668518, whose protein sequence is MNVYKACGVLVFFTFVLPIVKSKEQLSSRECEDLGFTGLALCSDCNTLAEYVKNQELVSDCLKCCTEDSDDSISKITYSGAIIEVCMRKLVFYPEIVGFIEEEKDQFPTVKVQYLFNSPPKLIMLDDEGQHKETIRIDNWKREHVLQFLQEKVKPASAI